The sequence below is a genomic window from Acetivibrio clariflavus DSM 19732.
CATGTTTGCATAGCTATCATACACATTGTAGCCATGGCCTATAACAGCAATGTTAAGCCTTGGACCGTCACTTTTTTTTATCAATCTCAATTTTTTACTCAAAATATCCTCAGGAAGTATGCCTTTCTTTACTTCAGTCCTGAATTCCCTGAAACTTTCCATGGCTTTGCGATAGGCTTTCATGATCATTCTTCTCTCCCGGGTAAAATAGCTTCCCACTTCAAAGGCTGAAACAAGCGGATTACTTCCCTTTTTCCACAAATCAACATCCACATCGATAATTTCAGGCAAATTATCAACGGTATTTTTAATCATGTCGGGAAGCCCACCAAATTTCGGGCAGATGTATTCTCCTTTAGAAACACTGGTAAACCTCGGTATAAACAAAAAATCTACTTTATCCTTAAGTTCAATAACATGTCCGAAAAATATCTTTATTGGAAGACAAGCTTCATCGACACAAGTCTTTGAACCTTCGTCCATTGTTTTTTTTGTCGTATTCCCTGAAACTACAACTTCTGCTCCCAGTTCCTCAAAAAATGTTTTCCACAGAGAAAAATAATGATAATAAAACAGAGCTCTGGGTATTCCAACTCTTTTTGACATAAAAAACACCTCAAAAGGTATTATTAACTTATATTTAAAGGATTATACCAACTGTTATCAATCCAGGATAATGGGAAATAAAAAGCACAAAAAACTCTACCGCCATATGGCAATAGAGTTTTTTAATCCTATAAATTTATTCAATTATTTATTTCAATAACCTTTGAAAATTATTTTACCATAACCATTTGAACTTCGGAAAATATTGAAAAGCAACCTTACCCAAAATCTTGCTCTTGTGTACATAATTAGTTGTAAGCCAACGTCTTGAGTCATTTGAGTTATTTCTATTATCCCCCATCACGAAATAACTGTCCTCCGGTACTTGATAGGGCCCTAAATCTTCTTTGCTCATTTCTTCTTTAATATATGGCTCATCCAGCTTTACATCATTAATATACACTTCACCATTTCTTATCTCAACCTTCTCACCGGGCAAT
It includes:
- a CDS encoding acyl-CoA dehydratase activase-related protein — its product is MSKRVGIPRALFYYHYFSLWKTFFEELGAEVVVSGNTTKKTMDEGSKTCVDEACLPIKIFFGHVIELKDKVDFLFIPRFTSVSKGEYICPKFGGLPDMIKNTVDNLPEIIDVDVDLWKKGSNPLVSAFEVGSYFTRERRMIMKAYRKAMESFREFRTEVKKGILPEDILSKKLRLIKKSDGPRLNIAVIGHGYNVYDSYANMDMVNKLKNKGVNVLTIDMVDSSVIKEKVKTLSKRMFWNYGTRAIGSALHFLDRKDIDGIIYLMSFGCGIDSFVADLIERRVRRKKDLPFIVLTIDEHSGEAGMDTRIEAFIDMIRWRSKSESNISAHG